A region from the Lytechinus variegatus isolate NC3 chromosome 6, Lvar_3.0, whole genome shotgun sequence genome encodes:
- the LOC121416835 gene encoding galactose-3-O-sulfotransferase 3-like, translated as MDLRKADVVKKLLPPLGVKEGDYARYKNYDTSAIHVRFYRDVLDQFMANGTRYVSSVRNPADQWISAYYHFNFRKPISDFAKDRFQMITVNGSLKLPFNKNNSTLDAVNEFLRQPQIYINALKKRGNVVWHFAHNSQTFDLSTDLNLMQRDNETLVNMTLDRLVDELDFVIVNEYFDESLLVMKKAFCWDYIDILYTSQNKRKKKDTLPEETRAKIRAFNRADTLLHQRFNESLWKKIEAYGPDFKKDLDHFRQMLIEVKSECSDKGKIKRDGFHSKILNELAKRDATQFCNIMREDIFGSFGRVFHRQKSDLRSFKDKSTP; from the coding sequence ATGGACTTACGAAAAGCTGACGTGGTCAAGAAGTTACTCCCACCTCTCGGTGTAAAAGAAGGAGACTACGCGAGATATAAGAATTACGACACAAGTGCGATTCACGTACGATTTTATCGCGATGTCTTGGATCAGTTCATGGCCAATGGCACGCGTTATGTTTCGAGCGTTCGCAATCCCGCCGACCAATGGATTTCagcatattatcattttaatttcaggAAACCAATTTCTGACTTCGCCAAAGATCGTTTCCAGATGATTACAGTAAATGGTTCCTTGAAATTGCCGTTTAATAAGAATAATTCTACTCTCGATGCAGTGAACGAATTTCTCCGACAGCCACAAATATACATTAATGCGTTGAAAAAGAGAGGGAACGTGGTTTGGCATTTTGCGCACAACAGCCAAACTTTTGATCTAAGCACCGATCTGAATTTGATGCAGCGGGACAACGAAACGCTTGTTAATATGACACTCGATCGACTAGTCGATGAACTGGACTTCGTTATCGTAAACGAATACTTTGACGAATCCTTGCTCGTCATGAAGAAAGCATTTTGCTGGGATTACATCGATATATTGTACACTTCACAAAATAAGCGAAAGAAAAAAGACACGCTGCCGGAGGAAACGCGGGCTAAGATCCGCGCGTTTAATCGAGCAGACACGCTCCTTCATCAGCGCTTCAATGAATCTCTGTGGAAAAAGATCGAGGCTTACGGACCGGATTTCAAGAAAGACTTGGACCATTTCAGGCAAATGTTGATTGAAGTCAAGTCAGAGTGTTCTGACAAAGGCAAGATCAAACGAGATGGATTTCATTCTAAGATATTAAATGAATTAGCCAAAAGAGACGCGACCCAGTTTTGTAACATAATGAGAGAGGATATTTTTGGCTCATTCGGGCGAGTCTTTCATAGACAGAAATCAGACCTTCGCTCcttcaaggacaagtccacccca